From Myotis daubentonii chromosome 15, mMyoDau2.1, whole genome shotgun sequence, one genomic window encodes:
- the PPP6R1 gene encoding serine/threonine-protein phosphatase 6 regulatory subunit 1 isoform X4, with amino-acid sequence MFWKFDLHTSSHLDTLLEREDLSLPELLDEEDVLQECKVVNRKLLDFLLQPPHLQAMVAWVTQEPPASGEERLRYKYPSVACEILTSDVPQINDALGADEALLNRLYGFLQSSGCLNPLLASFFSKVMGILINRKTDQLVSFLRKKDDFVDLLLQHIGTSAIMDLLLRLLTCVERPQLRQEVVNWLNEEKIVQRLIEQIHPSKDDNQHSNASQSLCDIIRLSREQVIQVQDSSEPDQLLATLEKQETIEQLLSNMLEGQLNPSVLVCGVQVLLTLLEPRRPRSESVIVNNFFSSVDGQLELLGQATLDSSVSSMGALHALRPRLTHFHQLLFEPLELEPLHTTWGILAPPLGNTRLHVVKLLASALSANDAALTQELLALDVPNTMLDLFFHYVFNNFLHTQVEVCVSAMLSAGPPADSSLETPAPNLGVKHLLQQCRLVERILTSWEENERVQSAGGPRKGYMGHLTRMANALVQNTEKGPNAEQLGQLLKEMSAEQQEQWEAFVSGPLAETNKKNMVDLVNTHHLHSSSDDEDDRLKEFSFPEEAVLQQAFMDFQMQRMTSAFIDHFGFNDEEFGEQEESVNAPFDKTANITFSLNADDENPNTNLLEICYKDRIQQFDDDEEEEGQGSGESDGEDGAWQGSQLARGPRLGQPPGVRSGGSTDSEDEEEEDEEEDGEEDGQGAQDGAGPPSYPSPGPQPPSPSWAAAFDPVPTDTPTGPQDSGEKERRSGPPAPQGPVGVPQDLPTPSPAGPVAPGTLQLRSQDPAPSSAPQEASGGRKVAEPSAPCQALVSVRDLQAALRRTSSTPSPLDSAQALQLPPVPNGSAQGGPASPGSQ; translated from the exons ATGTTTTGGAAGTTTGACCTGCACACGAGCTCGCACCTGGACACGCTGCTGGAGCGGGAGGACCTGAGCCTGCCCGAGCTGCTGGACGAGGAGGACGTGCTGCAGGAGTGCAAGGTCGTCAACCGCAAGCTGCTGGACTTCCTGCTGCAGCCGCCGCACCTGCAGGCCATGGTGGCCTGGGTCACCCAGGAGCCGCCGGCCAGCGGCGAGGAGCGGCTGCGCTACAA gTACCCCAGTGTGGCCTGCGAGATCCTGACCTCGGACGTGCCCCAAATCAATGACGCCCTGGGCGCCGACGAGGCCCTGCTGAACCGGCTCTACGGCTTCCTGCAGAGCAGCGGCTGCCTCAACCCGCTGCTGGCCAGCTTCTTCAGCAAGGTCATGGGCATCCTCATCAACCGCAAGACAGACCAG CTCGTGTCCTTCCTGCGGAAGAAGGACGACTTCGTAGACCTGCTGCTGCAGCACATCGGCACCTCGGCCATCATGGACCTGCTGCTGCGGCTCCTCACCTGCGTGGAGCGGCCCCAGCTGAGGCAGGAAGTGGTCAAC TGGCTCAACGAGGAGAAGATTGTCCAGCGGCTCATCGAGCAGATCCATCCATCAAAGGATGACAAT CAACATTCCAACGCGTCCCAGTCCCTGTGCGACATCATCCGCCTGAGCCGGGAGCAGGTGATCCAAGTCCAGGACAGCTCGGAGCCCGACCAGCTGTTGGCCACCCTGGAGAA gcaggAGACGATCGAGCAGCTCCTGAGCAACATGCTGGAGGGGCAGCTGAACCCGTCCGTGCTCGTCTGCGGGGTCCAGGTGCTGCTGACGCTGCTGGAGCCCAGGCGGCCACG GTCCGAGTCTGTGATCGTGAACAACTTCTTCAGCAGTGTGGATGGGCAGCTGGAGCTGCTGGGCCAGGCGACCCTGGACAGCTCCGTGTCCAGCATGGGCGCCCTGCACGCCCTGCGCCCTCGGCTCACCCACTTCCACCAGCTCCTGTTCGAGCCACTGGAG CTGGAGCCACTGCATACGACGTGGGGCAtcctggccccgcctctgggcaACACACGGCTGCACGTGGTCAAGCTGCTGGCCAGCGCCCTGAGCGCCAACGACGCAGCCCTGACCCAGGAGCTCCTGGCACTGGACGTGCCCAACACCATGCTG GACCTCTTCTTCCACTACGTGTTCAACAACTTCCTGCACACGCAAGTGGAGGTGTGTGTGAGCGCCATGCTGAGCGCCGGGCCCCCTGCCGACAGCAGCCTCGAGACACCCGCCCCCAACCTCGGCGTGAAACAC CTGCTGCAGCAGTGCCGCCTGGTGGAGCGCATCCTGACGTCCTGGGAGGAGAACGAGCGCGTGCA gtcCGCAGGCGGCCCGCGGAAGGGCTACATGGGCCACCTGACGAGAATGGCCAACGCCCTGGTGCAGAACACGGAGAAGGGGCCCAACGCCGAGCAGCTGGGGCAGCTGCTGAAGG AGATGTCGGCTGAGCAGCAGGAGCAGTGGGAGGCCTTCGTGTCAGGACCCCTGGCCGAGACCAACAAGAAGAACATGGTGGACCTG GTGAACACCCACCACCTGCATTCCTCCAGCGACGACGAGGACGACCGGCTCAAGGAGTTCAGCTTTCCCGAGGAGGCCGTgctgcagcag GCCTTCATGGATTTCCAGATGCAGCGCATGACCTCGGCCTTCATCGACCACTTCGGCTTCAACGACGAGGAGTTCGGGGAGCAGGAGGAAAGTGTGAA cgCGCCTTTCGACAAGACGGCCAACATCACCTTTTCCCTCAACGCCGACGATGAGAAC CCCAACACCAACCTGCTGGAGATTTGCTACAAGGACCGGATCCAGCAGTTTGATgacgacgaggaggaggagggccaggGCTCTGGGGAGTCCGATGGGGAGGACGGCGCCTGGCAGGgcagccagctggccagggggccCCGCCTGGGCCAGCCCCCAGGTGTGCG GAGTGGAGGCAGCACAGATAgcgaggacgaggaggaggaggacgaggaggaggacgGCGAGGAGGACGGCCAGGGGGCCCAAGATGGGGCCGGGCCCCCCTCttaccccagccctggcccccagcctccCA gccccagctgggcagccgcctTTGACCCAGTGCCTACAGACACCCCGACCGGCCCCCAAGACTCTGGGGAGAAGGAGCGGCGCTCTGGGCCCCCTGCCCCTCAGGGGCCCGTCGGTGTGCCCCAGGACCTCCCCACCCCGAGCCCGGCCGGCCCCGTGGCCCCCGGCACTCTGCAGCTCAG GTCCCAAGACCCCGCACCCTCCTCAGCACCTCAGGAAGCCTCAGGTGGCCGCAAAGTAGCGGAGCCCTCAG ccccctgccaGGCCTTGGTCAGCGTCAGGGACCTCCAGGCCGCCCTCCGAAGGACaagctccacccccagccccttggACAG tgcccaggccctgcagctgcCTCCAGTGCCCAATGGCTCTGCCCAGGGAGGGCCGGCGTCCCCAGGCTCCCA GTAG
- the PPP6R1 gene encoding serine/threonine-protein phosphatase 6 regulatory subunit 1 isoform X1 codes for MFWKFDLHTSSHLDTLLEREDLSLPELLDEEDVLQECKVVNRKLLDFLLQPPHLQAMVAWVTQEPPASGEERLRYKYPSVACEILTSDVPQINDALGADEALLNRLYGFLQSSGCLNPLLASFFSKVMGILINRKTDQLVSFLRKKDDFVDLLLQHIGTSAIMDLLLRLLTCVERPQLRQEVVNWLNEEKIVQRLIEQIHPSKDDNQHSNASQSLCDIIRLSREQVIQVQDSSEPDQLLATLEKQETIEQLLSNMLEGQLNPSVLVCGVQVLLTLLEPRRPRSESVIVNNFFSSVDGQLELLGQATLDSSVSSMGALHALRPRLTHFHQLLFEPLELEPLHTTWGILAPPLGNTRLHVVKLLASALSANDAALTQELLALDVPNTMLDLFFHYVFNNFLHTQVEVCVSAMLSAGPPADSSLETPAPNLGVKHLLQQCRLVERILTSWEENERVQSAGGPRKGYMGHLTRMANALVQNTEKGPNAEQLGQLLKEMSAEQQEQWEAFVSGPLAETNKKNMVDLVNTHHLHSSSDDEDDRLKEFSFPEEAVLQQAFMDFQMQRMTSAFIDHFGFNDEEFGEQEESVNAPFDKTANITFSLNADDENPNTNLLEICYKDRIQQFDDDEEEEGQGSGESDGEDGAWQGSQLARGPRLGQPPGVRSGGSTDSEDEEEEDEEEDGEEDGQGAQDGAGPPSYPSPGPQPPSPSWAAAFDPVPTDTPTGPQDSGEKERRSGPPAPQGPVGVPQDLPTPSPAGPVAPGTLQLRSQDPAPSSAPQEASGGRKVAEPSAPCQALVSVRDLQAALRRTSSTPSPLDSATRDPATSVPALGAPQPPQAMEREKSPEPMGLPQNQSAQALQLPPVPNGSAQGGPASPGSQ; via the exons ATGTTTTGGAAGTTTGACCTGCACACGAGCTCGCACCTGGACACGCTGCTGGAGCGGGAGGACCTGAGCCTGCCCGAGCTGCTGGACGAGGAGGACGTGCTGCAGGAGTGCAAGGTCGTCAACCGCAAGCTGCTGGACTTCCTGCTGCAGCCGCCGCACCTGCAGGCCATGGTGGCCTGGGTCACCCAGGAGCCGCCGGCCAGCGGCGAGGAGCGGCTGCGCTACAA gTACCCCAGTGTGGCCTGCGAGATCCTGACCTCGGACGTGCCCCAAATCAATGACGCCCTGGGCGCCGACGAGGCCCTGCTGAACCGGCTCTACGGCTTCCTGCAGAGCAGCGGCTGCCTCAACCCGCTGCTGGCCAGCTTCTTCAGCAAGGTCATGGGCATCCTCATCAACCGCAAGACAGACCAG CTCGTGTCCTTCCTGCGGAAGAAGGACGACTTCGTAGACCTGCTGCTGCAGCACATCGGCACCTCGGCCATCATGGACCTGCTGCTGCGGCTCCTCACCTGCGTGGAGCGGCCCCAGCTGAGGCAGGAAGTGGTCAAC TGGCTCAACGAGGAGAAGATTGTCCAGCGGCTCATCGAGCAGATCCATCCATCAAAGGATGACAAT CAACATTCCAACGCGTCCCAGTCCCTGTGCGACATCATCCGCCTGAGCCGGGAGCAGGTGATCCAAGTCCAGGACAGCTCGGAGCCCGACCAGCTGTTGGCCACCCTGGAGAA gcaggAGACGATCGAGCAGCTCCTGAGCAACATGCTGGAGGGGCAGCTGAACCCGTCCGTGCTCGTCTGCGGGGTCCAGGTGCTGCTGACGCTGCTGGAGCCCAGGCGGCCACG GTCCGAGTCTGTGATCGTGAACAACTTCTTCAGCAGTGTGGATGGGCAGCTGGAGCTGCTGGGCCAGGCGACCCTGGACAGCTCCGTGTCCAGCATGGGCGCCCTGCACGCCCTGCGCCCTCGGCTCACCCACTTCCACCAGCTCCTGTTCGAGCCACTGGAG CTGGAGCCACTGCATACGACGTGGGGCAtcctggccccgcctctgggcaACACACGGCTGCACGTGGTCAAGCTGCTGGCCAGCGCCCTGAGCGCCAACGACGCAGCCCTGACCCAGGAGCTCCTGGCACTGGACGTGCCCAACACCATGCTG GACCTCTTCTTCCACTACGTGTTCAACAACTTCCTGCACACGCAAGTGGAGGTGTGTGTGAGCGCCATGCTGAGCGCCGGGCCCCCTGCCGACAGCAGCCTCGAGACACCCGCCCCCAACCTCGGCGTGAAACAC CTGCTGCAGCAGTGCCGCCTGGTGGAGCGCATCCTGACGTCCTGGGAGGAGAACGAGCGCGTGCA gtcCGCAGGCGGCCCGCGGAAGGGCTACATGGGCCACCTGACGAGAATGGCCAACGCCCTGGTGCAGAACACGGAGAAGGGGCCCAACGCCGAGCAGCTGGGGCAGCTGCTGAAGG AGATGTCGGCTGAGCAGCAGGAGCAGTGGGAGGCCTTCGTGTCAGGACCCCTGGCCGAGACCAACAAGAAGAACATGGTGGACCTG GTGAACACCCACCACCTGCATTCCTCCAGCGACGACGAGGACGACCGGCTCAAGGAGTTCAGCTTTCCCGAGGAGGCCGTgctgcagcag GCCTTCATGGATTTCCAGATGCAGCGCATGACCTCGGCCTTCATCGACCACTTCGGCTTCAACGACGAGGAGTTCGGGGAGCAGGAGGAAAGTGTGAA cgCGCCTTTCGACAAGACGGCCAACATCACCTTTTCCCTCAACGCCGACGATGAGAAC CCCAACACCAACCTGCTGGAGATTTGCTACAAGGACCGGATCCAGCAGTTTGATgacgacgaggaggaggagggccaggGCTCTGGGGAGTCCGATGGGGAGGACGGCGCCTGGCAGGgcagccagctggccagggggccCCGCCTGGGCCAGCCCCCAGGTGTGCG GAGTGGAGGCAGCACAGATAgcgaggacgaggaggaggaggacgaggaggaggacgGCGAGGAGGACGGCCAGGGGGCCCAAGATGGGGCCGGGCCCCCCTCttaccccagccctggcccccagcctccCA gccccagctgggcagccgcctTTGACCCAGTGCCTACAGACACCCCGACCGGCCCCCAAGACTCTGGGGAGAAGGAGCGGCGCTCTGGGCCCCCTGCCCCTCAGGGGCCCGTCGGTGTGCCCCAGGACCTCCCCACCCCGAGCCCGGCCGGCCCCGTGGCCCCCGGCACTCTGCAGCTCAG GTCCCAAGACCCCGCACCCTCCTCAGCACCTCAGGAAGCCTCAGGTGGCCGCAAAGTAGCGGAGCCCTCAG ccccctgccaGGCCTTGGTCAGCGTCAGGGACCTCCAGGCCGCCCTCCGAAGGACaagctccacccccagccccttggACAG TGCAACCAGAGACCCTGCTACCTCTGTCCCAGCCCTtggggccccccagcccccccaggcCATGGAGAGGGAGAAGAGCCCTGAGCCCATGGGGCTCCCACAGAACCAGAG tgcccaggccctgcagctgcCTCCAGTGCCCAATGGCTCTGCCCAGGGAGGGCCGGCGTCCCCAGGCTCCCAGTGA
- the PPP6R1 gene encoding serine/threonine-protein phosphatase 6 regulatory subunit 1 isoform X3, whose amino-acid sequence MFWKFDLHTSSHLDTLLEREDLSLPELLDEEDVLQECKVVNRKLLDFLLQPPHLQAMVAWVTQEPPASGEERLRYKYPSVACEILTSDVPQINDALGADEALLNRLYGFLQSSGCLNPLLASFFSKVMGILINRKTDQLVSFLRKKDDFVDLLLQHIGTSAIMDLLLRLLTCVERPQLRQEVVNWLNEEKIVQRLIEQIHPSKDDNQHSNASQSLCDIIRLSREQVIQVQDSSEPDQLLATLEKQETIEQLLSNMLEGQLNPSVLVCGVQVLLTLLEPRRPRSESVIVNNFFSSVDGQLELLGQATLDSSVSSMGALHALRPRLTHFHQLLFEPLELEPLHTTWGILAPPLGNTRLHVVKLLASALSANDAALTQELLALDVPNTMLDLFFHYVFNNFLHTQVEVCVSAMLSAGPPADSSLETPAPNLGVKHLLQQCRLVERILTSWEENERVQSAGGPRKGYMGHLTRMANALVQNTEKGPNAEQLGQLLKEMSAEQQEQWEAFVSGPLAETNKKNMVDLVNTHHLHSSSDDEDDRLKEFSFPEEAVLQQAFMDFQMQRMTSAFIDHFGFNDEEFGEQEESVNAPFDKTANITFSLNADDENPNTNLLEICYKDRIQQFDDDEEEEGQGSGESDGEDGAWQGSQLARGPRLGQPPGVRSGGSTDSEDEEEEDEEEDGEEDGQGAQDGAGPPSYPSPGPQPPSPSWAAAFDPVPTDTPTGPQDSGEKERRSGPPAPQGPVGVPQDLPTPSPAGPVAPGTLQLRSQDPAPSSAPQEASGGRKVAEPSAPCQALVSVRDLQAALRRTSSTPSPLDSATRDPATSVPALGAPQPPQAMEREKSPEPMGLPQNQR is encoded by the exons ATGTTTTGGAAGTTTGACCTGCACACGAGCTCGCACCTGGACACGCTGCTGGAGCGGGAGGACCTGAGCCTGCCCGAGCTGCTGGACGAGGAGGACGTGCTGCAGGAGTGCAAGGTCGTCAACCGCAAGCTGCTGGACTTCCTGCTGCAGCCGCCGCACCTGCAGGCCATGGTGGCCTGGGTCACCCAGGAGCCGCCGGCCAGCGGCGAGGAGCGGCTGCGCTACAA gTACCCCAGTGTGGCCTGCGAGATCCTGACCTCGGACGTGCCCCAAATCAATGACGCCCTGGGCGCCGACGAGGCCCTGCTGAACCGGCTCTACGGCTTCCTGCAGAGCAGCGGCTGCCTCAACCCGCTGCTGGCCAGCTTCTTCAGCAAGGTCATGGGCATCCTCATCAACCGCAAGACAGACCAG CTCGTGTCCTTCCTGCGGAAGAAGGACGACTTCGTAGACCTGCTGCTGCAGCACATCGGCACCTCGGCCATCATGGACCTGCTGCTGCGGCTCCTCACCTGCGTGGAGCGGCCCCAGCTGAGGCAGGAAGTGGTCAAC TGGCTCAACGAGGAGAAGATTGTCCAGCGGCTCATCGAGCAGATCCATCCATCAAAGGATGACAAT CAACATTCCAACGCGTCCCAGTCCCTGTGCGACATCATCCGCCTGAGCCGGGAGCAGGTGATCCAAGTCCAGGACAGCTCGGAGCCCGACCAGCTGTTGGCCACCCTGGAGAA gcaggAGACGATCGAGCAGCTCCTGAGCAACATGCTGGAGGGGCAGCTGAACCCGTCCGTGCTCGTCTGCGGGGTCCAGGTGCTGCTGACGCTGCTGGAGCCCAGGCGGCCACG GTCCGAGTCTGTGATCGTGAACAACTTCTTCAGCAGTGTGGATGGGCAGCTGGAGCTGCTGGGCCAGGCGACCCTGGACAGCTCCGTGTCCAGCATGGGCGCCCTGCACGCCCTGCGCCCTCGGCTCACCCACTTCCACCAGCTCCTGTTCGAGCCACTGGAG CTGGAGCCACTGCATACGACGTGGGGCAtcctggccccgcctctgggcaACACACGGCTGCACGTGGTCAAGCTGCTGGCCAGCGCCCTGAGCGCCAACGACGCAGCCCTGACCCAGGAGCTCCTGGCACTGGACGTGCCCAACACCATGCTG GACCTCTTCTTCCACTACGTGTTCAACAACTTCCTGCACACGCAAGTGGAGGTGTGTGTGAGCGCCATGCTGAGCGCCGGGCCCCCTGCCGACAGCAGCCTCGAGACACCCGCCCCCAACCTCGGCGTGAAACAC CTGCTGCAGCAGTGCCGCCTGGTGGAGCGCATCCTGACGTCCTGGGAGGAGAACGAGCGCGTGCA gtcCGCAGGCGGCCCGCGGAAGGGCTACATGGGCCACCTGACGAGAATGGCCAACGCCCTGGTGCAGAACACGGAGAAGGGGCCCAACGCCGAGCAGCTGGGGCAGCTGCTGAAGG AGATGTCGGCTGAGCAGCAGGAGCAGTGGGAGGCCTTCGTGTCAGGACCCCTGGCCGAGACCAACAAGAAGAACATGGTGGACCTG GTGAACACCCACCACCTGCATTCCTCCAGCGACGACGAGGACGACCGGCTCAAGGAGTTCAGCTTTCCCGAGGAGGCCGTgctgcagcag GCCTTCATGGATTTCCAGATGCAGCGCATGACCTCGGCCTTCATCGACCACTTCGGCTTCAACGACGAGGAGTTCGGGGAGCAGGAGGAAAGTGTGAA cgCGCCTTTCGACAAGACGGCCAACATCACCTTTTCCCTCAACGCCGACGATGAGAAC CCCAACACCAACCTGCTGGAGATTTGCTACAAGGACCGGATCCAGCAGTTTGATgacgacgaggaggaggagggccaggGCTCTGGGGAGTCCGATGGGGAGGACGGCGCCTGGCAGGgcagccagctggccagggggccCCGCCTGGGCCAGCCCCCAGGTGTGCG GAGTGGAGGCAGCACAGATAgcgaggacgaggaggaggaggacgaggaggaggacgGCGAGGAGGACGGCCAGGGGGCCCAAGATGGGGCCGGGCCCCCCTCttaccccagccctggcccccagcctccCA gccccagctgggcagccgcctTTGACCCAGTGCCTACAGACACCCCGACCGGCCCCCAAGACTCTGGGGAGAAGGAGCGGCGCTCTGGGCCCCCTGCCCCTCAGGGGCCCGTCGGTGTGCCCCAGGACCTCCCCACCCCGAGCCCGGCCGGCCCCGTGGCCCCCGGCACTCTGCAGCTCAG GTCCCAAGACCCCGCACCCTCCTCAGCACCTCAGGAAGCCTCAGGTGGCCGCAAAGTAGCGGAGCCCTCAG ccccctgccaGGCCTTGGTCAGCGTCAGGGACCTCCAGGCCGCCCTCCGAAGGACaagctccacccccagccccttggACAG TGCAACCAGAGACCCTGCTACCTCTGTCCCAGCCCTtggggccccccagcccccccaggcCATGGAGAGGGAGAAGAGCCCTGAGCCCATGGGGCTCCCACAGAACCAGAG GTAG
- the PPP6R1 gene encoding serine/threonine-protein phosphatase 6 regulatory subunit 1 isoform X2: MFWKFDLHTSSHLDTLLEREDLSLPELLDEEDVLQECKVVNRKLLDFLLQPPHLQAMVAWVTQEPPASGEERLRYKYPSVACEILTSDVPQINDALGADEALLNRLYGFLQSSGCLNPLLASFFSKVMGILINRKTDQLVSFLRKKDDFVDLLLQHIGTSAIMDLLLRLLTCVERPQLRQEVVNWLNEEKIVQRLIEQIHPSKDDNQHSNASQSLCDIIRLSREQVIQVQDSSEPDQLLATLEKQETIEQLLSNMLEGQLNPSVLVCGVQVLLTLLEPRRPRSESVIVNNFFSSVDGQLELLGQATLDSSVSSMGALHALRPRLTHFHQLLFEPLELEPLHTTWGILAPPLGNTRLHVVKLLASALSANDAALTQELLALDVPNTMLDLFFHYVFNNFLHTQVEVCVSAMLSAGPPADSSLETPAPNLGVKHLLQQCRLVERILTSWEENERVQSAGGPRKGYMGHLTRMANALVQNTEKGPNAEQLGQLLKEMSAEQQEQWEAFVSGPLAETNKKNMVDLVNTHHLHSSSDDEDDRLKEFSFPEEAVLQQAFMDFQMQRMTSAFIDHFGFNDEEFGEQEESVNAPFDKTANITFSLNADDENPNTNLLEICYKDRIQQFDDDEEEEGQGSGESDGEDGAWQGSQLARGPRLGQPPGVRSGGSTDSEDEEEEDEEEDGEEDGQGAQDGAGPPSYPSPGPQPPSPSWAAAFDPVPTDTPTGPQDSGEKERRSGPPAPQGPVGVPQDLPTPSPAGPVAPGTLQLRSQDPAPSSAPQEASGGRKVAEPSAPCQALVSVRDLQAALRRTSSTPSPLDSATRDPATSVPALGAPQPPQAMEREKSPEPMGLPQNQSAQALQLPPVPNGSAQGGPASPGSQ; this comes from the exons ATGTTTTGGAAGTTTGACCTGCACACGAGCTCGCACCTGGACACGCTGCTGGAGCGGGAGGACCTGAGCCTGCCCGAGCTGCTGGACGAGGAGGACGTGCTGCAGGAGTGCAAGGTCGTCAACCGCAAGCTGCTGGACTTCCTGCTGCAGCCGCCGCACCTGCAGGCCATGGTGGCCTGGGTCACCCAGGAGCCGCCGGCCAGCGGCGAGGAGCGGCTGCGCTACAA gTACCCCAGTGTGGCCTGCGAGATCCTGACCTCGGACGTGCCCCAAATCAATGACGCCCTGGGCGCCGACGAGGCCCTGCTGAACCGGCTCTACGGCTTCCTGCAGAGCAGCGGCTGCCTCAACCCGCTGCTGGCCAGCTTCTTCAGCAAGGTCATGGGCATCCTCATCAACCGCAAGACAGACCAG CTCGTGTCCTTCCTGCGGAAGAAGGACGACTTCGTAGACCTGCTGCTGCAGCACATCGGCACCTCGGCCATCATGGACCTGCTGCTGCGGCTCCTCACCTGCGTGGAGCGGCCCCAGCTGAGGCAGGAAGTGGTCAAC TGGCTCAACGAGGAGAAGATTGTCCAGCGGCTCATCGAGCAGATCCATCCATCAAAGGATGACAAT CAACATTCCAACGCGTCCCAGTCCCTGTGCGACATCATCCGCCTGAGCCGGGAGCAGGTGATCCAAGTCCAGGACAGCTCGGAGCCCGACCAGCTGTTGGCCACCCTGGAGAA gcaggAGACGATCGAGCAGCTCCTGAGCAACATGCTGGAGGGGCAGCTGAACCCGTCCGTGCTCGTCTGCGGGGTCCAGGTGCTGCTGACGCTGCTGGAGCCCAGGCGGCCACG GTCCGAGTCTGTGATCGTGAACAACTTCTTCAGCAGTGTGGATGGGCAGCTGGAGCTGCTGGGCCAGGCGACCCTGGACAGCTCCGTGTCCAGCATGGGCGCCCTGCACGCCCTGCGCCCTCGGCTCACCCACTTCCACCAGCTCCTGTTCGAGCCACTGGAG CTGGAGCCACTGCATACGACGTGGGGCAtcctggccccgcctctgggcaACACACGGCTGCACGTGGTCAAGCTGCTGGCCAGCGCCCTGAGCGCCAACGACGCAGCCCTGACCCAGGAGCTCCTGGCACTGGACGTGCCCAACACCATGCTG GACCTCTTCTTCCACTACGTGTTCAACAACTTCCTGCACACGCAAGTGGAGGTGTGTGTGAGCGCCATGCTGAGCGCCGGGCCCCCTGCCGACAGCAGCCTCGAGACACCCGCCCCCAACCTCGGCGTGAAACAC CTGCTGCAGCAGTGCCGCCTGGTGGAGCGCATCCTGACGTCCTGGGAGGAGAACGAGCGCGTGCA gtcCGCAGGCGGCCCGCGGAAGGGCTACATGGGCCACCTGACGAGAATGGCCAACGCCCTGGTGCAGAACACGGAGAAGGGGCCCAACGCCGAGCAGCTGGGGCAGCTGCTGAAGG AGATGTCGGCTGAGCAGCAGGAGCAGTGGGAGGCCTTCGTGTCAGGACCCCTGGCCGAGACCAACAAGAAGAACATGGTGGACCTG GTGAACACCCACCACCTGCATTCCTCCAGCGACGACGAGGACGACCGGCTCAAGGAGTTCAGCTTTCCCGAGGAGGCCGTgctgcagcag GCCTTCATGGATTTCCAGATGCAGCGCATGACCTCGGCCTTCATCGACCACTTCGGCTTCAACGACGAGGAGTTCGGGGAGCAGGAGGAAAGTGTGAA cgCGCCTTTCGACAAGACGGCCAACATCACCTTTTCCCTCAACGCCGACGATGAGAAC CCCAACACCAACCTGCTGGAGATTTGCTACAAGGACCGGATCCAGCAGTTTGATgacgacgaggaggaggagggccaggGCTCTGGGGAGTCCGATGGGGAGGACGGCGCCTGGCAGGgcagccagctggccagggggccCCGCCTGGGCCAGCCCCCAGGTGTGCG GAGTGGAGGCAGCACAGATAgcgaggacgaggaggaggaggacgaggaggaggacgGCGAGGAGGACGGCCAGGGGGCCCAAGATGGGGCCGGGCCCCCCTCttaccccagccctggcccccagcctccCA gccccagctgggcagccgcctTTGACCCAGTGCCTACAGACACCCCGACCGGCCCCCAAGACTCTGGGGAGAAGGAGCGGCGCTCTGGGCCCCCTGCCCCTCAGGGGCCCGTCGGTGTGCCCCAGGACCTCCCCACCCCGAGCCCGGCCGGCCCCGTGGCCCCCGGCACTCTGCAGCTCAG GTCCCAAGACCCCGCACCCTCCTCAGCACCTCAGGAAGCCTCAGGTGGCCGCAAAGTAGCGGAGCCCTCAG ccccctgccaGGCCTTGGTCAGCGTCAGGGACCTCCAGGCCGCCCTCCGAAGGACaagctccacccccagccccttggACAG TGCAACCAGAGACCCTGCTACCTCTGTCCCAGCCCTtggggccccccagcccccccaggcCATGGAGAGGGAGAAGAGCCCTGAGCCCATGGGGCTCCCACAGAACCAGAG tgcccaggccctgcagctgcCTCCAGTGCCCAATGGCTCTGCCCAGGGAGGGCCGGCGTCCCCAGGCTCCCA GTAG